One segment of Deltaproteobacteria bacterium CG11_big_fil_rev_8_21_14_0_20_49_13 DNA contains the following:
- a CDS encoding addiction module toxin RelE — translation MKIICRGILEEFKRKHPDVRSQVDAWLADVFATTWSTTMDIKRRYASASFVNDDVIFNLKGNKYRLKVQVNYKNQIVLIKAIGTHDQYMKW, via the coding sequence ATGAAAATTATTTGTAGAGGCATACTGGAAGAATTTAAACGGAAACACCCTGATGTCAGATCTCAAGTAGATGCATGGTTGGCTGACGTCTTTGCCACAACATGGAGCACTACAATGGACATCAAACGACGATATGCCAGCGCCAGCTTTGTAAATGATGATGTTATTTTTAATCTGAAAGGGAATAAATATCGGTTAAAAGTACAGGTCAATTATAAGAATCAAATAGTTTTGATAAAGGCTATTGGTACGCATGATCAATACATGAAGTGGTAA